From the Melospiza georgiana isolate bMelGeo1 chromosome 25, bMelGeo1.pri, whole genome shotgun sequence genome, one window contains:
- the LOC131093444 gene encoding class II histocompatibility antigen, B-L beta chain-like, with the protein MGRGAAAGALLVALVVLGAPPAAGGELSGVFQFWAVSQCHFINSTQKMRFVQKYIYNREQFVMFVSDVRHYVGFTLYGEGWASDWNSNPATLAYARSVVDMVCPYNYEGVRPFSAERRVPRSVSISLVPPSSSQPSPGRLLCSVMDFYPAAIQVRWFQGQQELSEHVVATDVVPNGDWTYQLLVLVETPPRRGLSYSCQRCRRTPPAARC; encoded by the exons atGGGGCGAGGGGCGGcagctggggccctgctggtggcactggtggtgctgggagcccCCCCGGCTGCGGGTGGGGAGCTCTCGG GGGTGTTCCAGTTCTgggcagtgtcacagtgtcactTCATTAACAGCACGCAGAAGATGAGGTTCGTGCAGAAGTACATCTACAACCGGGAGCAGTTCGTGATGTTCGTCAGCGACGTGAGGCACTACGTGGGGTTCACCCTCTATGGGGAAGGGTGGGCCAGTGACTGGAACAGCAACCCGGCCACACTGGCGTACGCACGGTCTGTGGTGGACATGGTCTGTCCGTACAACTACGAGGGTGTTCGCCCGTTCAGCGCCGAGCGCCGAG TGCCCCGCAGCGTGTCCATCTCGCTGGTGCCCCCCTcgagctcccagcccagccctggccgcctgctctgctccgtgatggatttctaccctgctgccatccaggtGAGGTGgttccagggccagcaggagctctcGGAGCACGTGGTGGCCACCGACGTGGTCCCCAACGGGGACTGGACCtaccagctgctggtgctggtggaaACACCGCCCCGGCGCGGGCTCAGCTACAGCTGCCAG AGATGCCGCCGGACGCCGCCCGCAGCAAGATGCTGA